The proteins below come from a single uncultured Dethiosulfovibrio sp. genomic window:
- a CDS encoding transporter substrate-binding domain-containing protein, whose product MVKKLSLVVAVILAQVLFASSLHAKEVVVYGLEAMPLCGVVDGKPVGVTVEILQEATNHGAPEFTFKMDVPWLRAQMMVQEEGGELNGIIPFSRSPQREDSFKWVGELIQTQFRLYSFERPAPVNSVDEAKELSIGVVRGHAIIPLLERLGITKLDLAPNAGVNAQKLRANRIAAVADSDFIALYNWKNLGEDTSKLQEGLAIGDATRVYFAAGLHFPDDVAQSIADALENMRSNGKMDEILSRWR is encoded by the coding sequence ATGGTAAAGAAATTATCCCTAGTAGTGGCTGTTATCCTGGCTCAGGTTCTTTTTGCATCCTCTCTTCACGCAAAAGAGGTGGTGGTTTACGGTCTTGAGGCCATGCCCCTGTGTGGCGTAGTGGACGGGAAGCCCGTTGGCGTAACAGTAGAGATCCTCCAGGAGGCCACCAATCACGGAGCACCGGAGTTCACCTTTAAGATGGACGTTCCATGGCTTAGAGCTCAAATGATGGTCCAGGAGGAGGGGGGAGAGCTTAACGGTATAATACCTTTTTCTCGATCCCCTCAGAGAGAGGACTCCTTTAAGTGGGTTGGGGAGCTGATACAGACCCAGTTCCGACTTTACTCCTTCGAGAGACCTGCTCCGGTTAACTCTGTCGACGAGGCTAAAGAGTTATCCATAGGAGTCGTAAGAGGTCACGCTATTATCCCCCTTCTGGAGCGGCTAGGGATAACAAAGTTGGACCTGGCTCCTAACGCTGGGGTTAACGCCCAAAAACTCCGAGCAAATAGGATCGCTGCTGTGGCGGACTCGGATTTTATCGCCCTCTACAACTGGAAAAATTTAGGTGAAGATACCTCAAAACTCCAGGAGGGGCTGGCGATAGGGGACGCAACCAGGGTCTATTTTGCCGCAGGACTTCATTTCCCCGACGATGTTGCCCAAAGCATAGCCGACGCCTTAGAGAATATGAGATCTAACGGCAAGATGGATGAGATACTCAGCCGATGGAGATAG
- the infC gene encoding translation initiation factor IF-3 has protein sequence MIDDQGVKVGVIPTEQAIGLAASRELDLVEVAPGATPPVCRILDYGKFRYQQQKKEKDARKKQKTQTLKEMKMRPKIDEHDYNFKTKAIRGFLANGHRVKVSIFFRGREMAFLDRGKEVLDRVARDCEDLGKSEGFPRMEGRFMRMMLTPIASPKKEAGSNSSDIAKDSED, from the coding sequence TTGATAGACGATCAAGGGGTCAAGGTCGGGGTTATTCCGACGGAGCAGGCCATTGGACTGGCCGCCTCCAGGGAGCTTGACCTGGTAGAGGTCGCTCCAGGAGCGACTCCTCCGGTGTGTCGTATTCTCGATTACGGTAAGTTCCGTTACCAGCAGCAGAAGAAGGAAAAGGACGCCCGGAAAAAGCAGAAGACCCAGACTCTCAAGGAAATGAAGATGCGTCCTAAGATCGACGAGCACGACTATAACTTCAAGACTAAGGCCATCAGAGGTTTCCTAGCTAACGGCCACAGAGTAAAGGTCTCCATCTTCTTCAGAGGCAGGGAGATGGCCTTTCTCGATAGAGGAAAAGAGGTCCTGGACAGGGTGGCTAGGGACTGCGAGGATCTCGGAAAGTCCGAAGGTTTTCCTCGAATGGAAGGTCGGTTCATGAGGATGATGCTCACCCCTATCGCATCTCCTAAGAAAGAAGCAGGTTCTAACTCCTCTGATATCGCTAAAGACTCGGAGGATTAG
- the rpmI gene encoding 50S ribosomal protein L35 produces MPKMKTHSGAKKRFSFTGSGKVSYKKSGRAHQLRTKDARRIRRLRQDGIMTDTTAIETMKKLMPYA; encoded by the coding sequence ATGCCTAAGATGAAGACCCACTCCGGTGCCAAGAAGCGTTTTTCTTTCACCGGCAGCGGAAAGGTTTCCTACAAGAAAAGCGGTCGTGCTCACCAGCTGAGGACCAAGGACGCCCGCAGAATTCGCAGGCTCCGTCAGGACGGTATCATGACCGATACTACTGCGATAGAGACTATGAAGAAACTCATGCCCTATGCCTGA
- the rplT gene encoding 50S ribosomal protein L20 has protein sequence MRVAAASSSDRKRKKLFAITKGYFGRKKNVYRRAREAFLHSLTRMYADRKLRKRDFRRLWITRINAAARLNDINYSNLINGLKKANIDINRKMLADLAVNDMPAFEALAAKAKEALG, from the coding sequence ATGCGCGTCGCAGCTGCCAGCTCAAGCGATAGAAAACGCAAAAAGCTGTTTGCAATAACTAAGGGATATTTTGGCCGTAAAAAGAACGTATACCGCAGAGCCAGGGAGGCTTTTCTTCACTCCTTGACCAGGATGTACGCCGACAGAAAACTTCGTAAGAGGGATTTTCGTCGTCTCTGGATCACCAGGATCAACGCCGCCGCCAGACTTAACGATATCAATTACAGCAACCTTATAAACGGGCTTAAAAAGGCCAATATCGACATCAACCGTAAAATGCTGGCCGATCTGGCTGTAAACGACATGCCCGCCTTCGAGGCCCTTGCCGCCAAGGCCAAGGAAGCCCTTGGATAA
- a CDS encoding potassium transporter TrkG gives MILIGTLLLWGFNRLEGMDLSLLDAFFTSTSAVCVTGLAVVDTGADLAVPSQVVLLLLIQLGGLGVMTATTFMFMLLRMRIGIRQRILFAGGMGLDGPSGAVRLVLRIVKITFLIEFAMAIPLFLGFLDRFDWRSSLWYSVFHSISAFCNAGFSPFSDSLGSFTFNWLILGAVMVLIVLGGAGFVILGDLWEWIIGGKRKLSVHCKLVLLTTFWLIIIGTCFFLIMEWNGALAGMSPSLKLWNALFCAITPRTAGFNTISMGSLSVHSAFMVMILMIIGASPGSTGGGIKTTTFSLLVSSVFFNTRGSSRLVLWHRTVPQETVLKAMMLFFLYLMAIVLGVFALSTVENLSFEAVVFEVVSALGTVGLSMGITANLSWAGKILLIILMFWGRIGVMTFMFSLVEKDDCDKIGYVEVSVPIG, from the coding sequence TTGATATTGATAGGAACCCTCCTGCTATGGGGCTTTAATCGCCTGGAGGGGATGGATCTTTCACTGTTGGACGCTTTTTTTACCTCAACTTCAGCGGTATGTGTGACCGGTTTAGCGGTAGTGGATACCGGTGCCGATTTGGCCGTTCCCTCTCAGGTCGTGCTTCTTCTGCTTATTCAGCTAGGTGGTTTAGGCGTTATGACTGCCACTACCTTCATGTTTATGCTCCTTAGGATGCGTATAGGCATAAGGCAGAGGATTCTATTTGCTGGAGGTATGGGACTGGACGGCCCTTCCGGTGCGGTTAGACTGGTGTTGCGTATAGTTAAGATTACTTTCTTGATAGAGTTTGCTATGGCGATTCCCCTCTTTTTGGGCTTTCTTGACCGGTTCGACTGGAGGAGTTCCCTGTGGTATTCGGTTTTTCATTCGATAAGCGCCTTCTGCAACGCCGGTTTTTCCCCTTTCAGCGATAGTCTAGGGTCTTTTACCTTCAATTGGCTGATTCTAGGGGCGGTGATGGTCCTTATCGTCCTAGGAGGGGCCGGGTTTGTCATCCTAGGGGATTTGTGGGAATGGATAATAGGTGGTAAAAGAAAGCTCTCGGTTCACTGTAAACTGGTTCTTTTGACCACTTTTTGGTTAATAATTATCGGAACCTGTTTCTTTCTCATTATGGAGTGGAACGGGGCTCTCGCTGGAATGTCTCCGTCTCTAAAGTTATGGAACGCTCTTTTCTGCGCTATTACACCTAGGACCGCTGGATTTAACACTATATCCATGGGATCCCTCTCGGTACACTCGGCTTTCATGGTTATGATTTTGATGATAATAGGCGCTTCCCCTGGATCTACCGGTGGAGGGATAAAAACCACCACCTTCTCCCTGCTGGTATCGTCGGTGTTTTTCAACACCAGGGGGAGCTCCAGGCTGGTTCTATGGCATAGGACGGTGCCCCAGGAGACCGTATTGAAGGCTATGATGCTTTTTTTTCTCTACCTTATGGCTATAGTGCTCGGGGTTTTTGCCCTAAGCACCGTAGAAAACCTTTCCTTCGAGGCTGTCGTCTTTGAGGTAGTCTCCGCACTGGGGACCGTAGGACTTTCCATGGGAATAACGGCGAATCTCTCCTGGGCGGGCAAGATATTATTGATAATCCTGATGTTCTGGGGACGAATAGGGGTTATGACCTTTATGTTTAGTCTAGTCGAAAAAGACGATTGCGATAAAATAGGTTATGTCGAAGTATCCGTCCCTATAGGATAG
- a CDS encoding TrkA family potassium uptake protein — protein sequence MYFVVGVGRFGLSLCSRLVALGQRVVAVDSDPSKVAEVADLVDYGAHLDASDEEALIKAGAKEADVAVVTIGENIEASIMATAILRGLNIERVVSRAQTSIHARVLARVGAHRVIFPERDMGIKVADQFVNPWLSSFSQIPGNGYIVGELVPMDKMVEKSLIDLDFRKSFGATLLLIERDGRKIFPERDTKILSGDRLMVVGEKDRLAEWIKEVAGEEESGG from the coding sequence ATGTACTTTGTCGTAGGGGTTGGGCGTTTTGGACTTTCCCTTTGCTCAAGGCTTGTGGCCTTAGGTCAGAGGGTTGTAGCCGTCGATAGCGACCCGTCCAAGGTCGCCGAGGTGGCTGATCTGGTTGATTACGGGGCCCACCTAGACGCTTCCGATGAGGAGGCCTTGATAAAGGCTGGGGCTAAGGAAGCGGACGTGGCAGTGGTCACTATAGGGGAGAACATAGAAGCCAGCATCATGGCTACCGCTATACTCAGGGGGCTGAATATAGAGAGGGTGGTCTCCAGGGCCCAGACCTCCATCCACGCCAGGGTTCTGGCCCGAGTAGGTGCCCACAGGGTAATCTTCCCCGAGAGGGACATGGGGATAAAGGTCGCCGATCAGTTCGTCAATCCTTGGCTATCTAGTTTTTCCCAGATCCCCGGCAACGGCTACATAGTAGGAGAGCTAGTCCCTATGGACAAAATGGTGGAGAAGAGTCTCATAGATCTGGATTTTAGAAAGTCCTTTGGGGCCACGTTGCTACTTATCGAGAGGGATGGACGTAAAATTTTTCCCGAGAGGGACACGAAGATCCTGTCCGGTGATCGCCTGATGGTGGTTGGTGAAAAAGACAGACTTGCCGAGTGGATCAAAGAGGTCGCAGGCGAAGAAGAGTCAGGAGGTTAG
- the pheS gene encoding phenylalanine--tRNA ligase subunit alpha, whose protein sequence is MGDIDLQLDDLRAQFRAEIEGVGDMEVLKDLRVKYLGKKGQVTSLLKSLGKLPAEDRPRAGKVINDLKEELESILSDRCAVAEEEALTAMELRDFVDVTQPGRGRPAGGVHPVMQVMYDAAEILAGLGFSVALGPEIEDDFHNFEALNIPPHHPARDMQDTFYFDDGKLLRTHTSPVQIRSMLSMGAPIRVACPGKVYRRDSDPTHSPMFHQIEGLLVEEDVSIGDLKGCLETMISAIFARPLKARYRASYFPFTEPSMEVDIECIACSGENPGCRICKGTGWLEIGGMGMVHPNVLRAGGIDPERFNGFAWGMGLDRIAMLKYDLRDLRPLFEGDLSYLLSGRNR, encoded by the coding sequence ATGGGAGATATAGATCTTCAGTTAGATGATTTAAGAGCCCAGTTCAGGGCGGAAATAGAAGGGGTAGGGGATATGGAGGTCCTTAAGGATCTCAGGGTAAAGTATCTAGGAAAAAAGGGGCAGGTGACCTCCCTTCTAAAATCCTTAGGAAAGCTTCCTGCCGAGGACAGGCCTCGGGCCGGTAAGGTCATAAACGACCTTAAAGAGGAGCTGGAGTCGATCCTTTCCGATCGGTGTGCCGTGGCGGAGGAGGAGGCCCTCACCGCTATGGAGCTTAGGGATTTTGTTGACGTGACCCAGCCTGGAAGGGGTCGTCCCGCCGGAGGGGTCCATCCGGTGATGCAGGTCATGTACGATGCTGCGGAGATTTTGGCGGGATTGGGCTTTTCAGTGGCCTTAGGACCGGAGATAGAGGACGATTTTCACAACTTTGAGGCCCTTAATATCCCTCCCCATCATCCCGCCAGGGATATGCAGGATACCTTTTACTTCGACGACGGCAAGCTGCTGAGGACCCATACCTCTCCGGTTCAGATAAGGTCCATGCTTTCTATGGGGGCTCCTATAAGGGTGGCCTGTCCTGGAAAGGTGTATCGCAGGGACAGCGATCCGACCCACTCCCCTATGTTTCACCAGATAGAGGGGCTTTTAGTGGAAGAGGACGTCTCCATCGGCGATCTCAAAGGATGTCTGGAGACCATGATATCCGCTATTTTCGCCAGACCCCTTAAGGCCCGTTACAGGGCGAGCTACTTCCCCTTTACCGAGCCCTCTATGGAGGTCGACATCGAGTGTATAGCCTGTTCGGGGGAAAACCCTGGCTGTAGGATATGTAAAGGCACTGGCTGGCTGGAGATAGGCGGCATGGGTATGGTCCATCCTAACGTGCTTCGGGCGGGAGGCATAGACCCGGAGAGATTCAACGGTTTCGCCTGGGGGATGGGTCTGGATAGAATCGCCATGCTTAAGTACGATCTCAGAGATCTTCGTCCTCTTTTCGAGGGAGATCTCTCCTATCTTCTCTCTGGGAGGAATAGATAA